The proteins below come from a single Chryseobacterium capnotolerans genomic window:
- a CDS encoding FixH family protein, protein MKNFSWGHGVVVALLAFIIFILSMMFLFPNGQKNSEMVTDNYYEEELQYQDVIDAKKRADELQEKPAYSQDANGIKIVFPKDYTSTNTTVKFVLNRTDDQNLDIKKSVELDGNQSFIIPAQVLKMGNYTLRLSWTKDKTDYRMDYDVIWK, encoded by the coding sequence ATGAAGAACTTTAGTTGGGGACACGGTGTTGTAGTTGCATTATTAGCATTTATTATTTTTATATTATCGATGATGTTTCTTTTCCCGAACGGGCAAAAGAATTCTGAAATGGTTACTGATAATTATTATGAGGAAGAATTACAATACCAGGATGTAATTGATGCCAAAAAAAGGGCCGATGAACTACAGGAAAAACCTGCATACAGCCAAGACGCTAATGGAATTAAAATCGTTTTTCCAAAAGATTATACTTCTACAAACACTACGGTAAAATTTGTTTTAAACAGAACCGACGATCAGAATTTAGATATCAAAAAATCTGTAGAGCTTGATGGCAACCAATCATTCATAATACCTGCACAGGTATTGAAAATGGGGAATTATACCTTAAGACTGAGCTGGACAAAAGACAAAACAGACTACCGAATGGACTATGATGTGATATGGAAATAG